A stretch of DNA from Anthonomus grandis grandis chromosome 22, icAntGran1.3, whole genome shotgun sequence:
CTAATTTGTACTCATTGGGAGAAAATCACAAACCCTAAAAAGATGGCATCTTCTAAATTCCAAGACGATATTCCTCTTGCAGATGATGATCCTCAAGGTAAAACAGGATGAAATCATATGGCACCCATATAATAATTCCagttattactttaaaattttagttataataAATGAGGACCCGGAGCAAAATTCCATGTCAGAAGGAAACTCATCGAGTATGATTCATGGGAGAAGCATGGATTCAATCCAGTCAACTTTTACTAATGGGAGTTCCAGCCCTCAACATAACTCTTTAGAACCAGACACAAGCCCTGATGAACAAGAGGAAAAAGCTCGGCTCATATCACAGGTACTTGAGCTGCAGAACACTCTCGATGATCTTTCCCAAAGGGTTGACAGTGtgaaagaagaaaatttaaaactgaGATCTGAAAACCAGGTATTGGGAcaatatattgaaaatttgatgTCAGCAAGCAGTGTATTTCAATCAACCTCACCAAAAATTAAGAAGAAGTGAGGTATTATGCTGtcatatttctaaattatttatgatttttttatgtttttttatgtaatatgaaTTTGTTAAcctgttttagtttttttaccaTGGATTTAACTGGGTGTCAGGTATGAATTAACTAAGCTTACTATTCCACAGGCAACATTTTTGTTGTTTCAgcaattaaatacaattaagTAATTTAGTTTGCTTCAATATGCCAAAGAGAGTCAAATGTATAGGAATAGAAATACACTATTTATAAGTTGAGGTACCAGATACATTGAGATAAATTGCTTgctaaattgaaaaatatactttttgaGAGCGATTTGATTTTTTGcgtatttttatttcagtatatttatgattaattagtCTGTTAGTTttagtaaaacaatttttaaattaaacaatttttgattaatCCAGATTTTTGCATTAACTATTGAAGTttgtaaatgataaataaaaataatgtcttgaAATATACCATAATAATTCACCATAAATTTCTTCAAAGGCATGcatagttaaaaattaatagtttatgttttaaacccaaaaataccTATACTTtctgtacatttaaaataaaatatacagtgctggccaaaagtggagaaacttttaatatttttatttttttcttattaaaactaattcaaagtaattgtaaataatgtttatggttatatctagtagtgacgaaaataattagaaaaaaaaattgaaaacaaataatttattacaaaatatgcaaacaaaatttattttctctaaggaaaaaaatggagaaactttttatttttatgacatagttatattataatacaaaatgtgGATAAATGCACACTAATACTTTGTGGCATAACCATTATTCTTCACAACACCGTCTTGGCATAGATTCAAGAAGATTGTGTATAATATCTCCGGAAATttcactccatgcttcttttagGACTTGGaataatttgtctttatttCTGAACTTATTCAGATttttttgtcgaacttttttGTCTAGGTGCTCCCACAAGTTCTCGATGGGATTTAAATCTGGACTTTGAGCTGGCCACTTCAGAACTTGAATTTGTTGAGAGGttaggaaatttttaacaattttagaagtgTGCTTAGGGTCATTATCATGCTGGAATTTCCAAATTAACGGCAAATTATCCTCCGCCTAGAGAAGCATATTATTCCTTAAGATGTTTAGATAATATTGGCTATTCATGATCCCATCTATTCTCACCAGTGGACCAACGCCATGCCCGGAAAAACATCCCCACACCAACACATTACCGCCTCCATGTTTGATTGTGGGAATAGTGTACTTTGGGTTTAATTTTTCATTCTCGGGACGTCTAACCCATCTCATACCATCTGACCCAAataaattgaacttactttcatctgaCCATAAAATGTTTTTCCATTGATTATAATAGGTCCAATGTAAGTGTTCTTTTGCGAATCTTAAacgaatttgtctatttttcgttgaaatgaaaggtttttttacTGGTCTCCTGGCTTTTAAGTTGGCATCACATAAACGTCTTTGAATAGATCGAACTGAAAGGAAAATGCTGGGAtatgccttttttatatcttcggcGGAGAAAAATGGATTCCTTATAGAACATCGTCTAATTAGCTTGTCAGTTACAGATGTTGTTTTTTTGGGTCTACCTGGCTTAGAGATGCTGGCAGTAGTGCCTCTAGTTTGCCacaatttgatttgtttacaaATGACACTTTTATGAAGATCAAGTTCTCTAGCAATTGTTACTTGTTTCACACCCGCATTGTGCTtcaaaattataagtttttttatttgttcagataaatttatacctcgaggcattttaatactaaataggcTTCTTCACAATCGAAAACGAACTGCTTCAAACGagacctatttaatttaaaatatttaatacaaaaagtttctctatttatgtcctcaagtaaaaaaaacattgtttactatTTACATTCCTGTGATAAACATTCAAACTGTTTTGGTATGAATTTATGGCTTAGGctaagataaacatttttaatacatacatggtgtcacaaaaattttgaatagattattaaattagaaaataaattaagagtttctctacttttggccgGCACTGTATGGTTGCACACTTTATTCTTACTTCACATTGACATTAAAGTTAAATACCTTGATTGGGCCATAGCTCAGCTCTTAGTAAAGCATTGCTATCTAGCTAGATAAAGAAATaatctttgaaatatttcttctattaaagatctacCAATTTTAGTTCCCACAAATCTAACTTATCTAATCCAAAATTAATGATGTGCcttaataacaatttaatatGTTTTCAACACTTAAACATTTTGTTGTAACTAAAAATACTGGGAATGTTGGTTTACTTAAATAATAtgaacttaattttatttaggtaacCCTTAGAAAGCCTATCAAATAGAGTTTTAtccaaaattctaaaaaattaaaaaaacagtaaattcctttggaaaaaataatagcttttcgtaatatttttcattaaaatcattgATATATGAAATTCAATAAAGTTTTGAGCATGACTATGTCATTTAGTTTCTAAGCATGCTGGCTTAGTTAAAACTATCAGAGGAgcaggtaaaaataaaaacaatgtcaAGAATAACAGAAAAGTTAACTAACTCAAATagaatattatatatatgtattaatattattatgcataatatataacatattatgcaaataataaagaatgtataaaat
This window harbors:
- the LOC126748114 gene encoding short coiled-coil protein homolog, which translates into the protein MASSKFQDDIPLADDDPQVIINEDPEQNSMSEGNSSSMIHGRSMDSIQSTFTNGSSSPQHNSLEPDTSPDEQEEKARLISQVLELQNTLDDLSQRVDSVKEENLKLRSENQVLGQYIENLMSASSVFQSTSPKIKKK